The Solanum lycopersicum chromosome 6, SLM_r2.1 genome has a window encoding:
- the LOC138349363 gene encoding uncharacterized protein, protein MVIHPKARYDWMHLRLQDFKSIHEYNSAMFRITSQLKLCRETVSEIDMMEKTFSTFHASNVLLQQQYREKGFKKYSELISHLLVAEQNNDLLLKNHENRPTGSEPLPEVNEAYAHHARREKGRDPRGRGRDRDYGQERNSNLGINHSSNKKEKGKDEKREATREGCFRCGGRGHYARDCRTPKHLVELYQESLKKKEKNPETNFISENQVDIMHLDVADFFAHPEGKIDHLIGDCSVNMEE, encoded by the coding sequence ATGGTCATACATCCAAAGGCACGATATGATTGGATGCATctaaggctacaagactttaagtCTATACATGAGTATAATTCTGCCATGTTCAGAATCACTTCTCAATTGAAATTATGTAGAGAAACGGTTAGTGAgattgatatgatggaaaagacGTTCTCCACTTTCCATGCCTCGAATGTTCTCTTGCAGCAACAATATCGAGAGAAAGGTTTCAAAAAGTATTCTGAACTaatttctcatcttcttgtGGCCGagcaaaataatgatttattattgaaaaatcatgAGAATCGACCTACTGGATCTGAACCACTTCCAGAAGTGAATGAGGCATACGCCCACCATGCTAGGCGTGAAAAAGGTCGCGATCCACGTGGTCGTGGACGTGATCGTGATTATGGTCAAGAACGTAATTCTAATCTTGGCATtaatcattcatcaaataaaaaggaaaaaggaaaggATGAGAAACGTGAAGCAACTAGGGAAGGTTGTTTTCGATGTGGTGGAAGAGGTCATTATGCACGTGATTGTCGTACTCCCAAACACTTGGTTGAGCTTTATCAAGAATCactaaagaagaaagagaaaaatcccGAGACAAATTTTAtctctgaaaatcaagttgacatCATGCACTTGGATGTAGCAGATTTCTTCGCACATCctgaaggaaaaatagatcaCTTAATTGGTGATTGTTCTGTGAACATGGaagagtga
- the LOC101261825 gene encoding peroxidase P7 codes for MACFKSAIVLFFLVTLVGSSSAQLTTGFYSKSCPKLYQTVKSVVNSAIQKETRMGASLLRLFFHDCFVNGCDGSLFLDDTSTFTGEKRAQPNFNSARGFEVIDNIKSAVEKVCLGVVSCADILAVTARDSVVILGGPNWDVKLGRRDARTASQGAANNSIPTPTSNLNRLISSFTAVGLSTKDMVALSGAHTIGQARCTSFRGRIYNETKNMDASLARTRQNNCPRASGSGDNNLAPLDLQTPTRFDNHYFINLVNKKGLLHSDQQLFNGGSVDSIVKSYSNNPSSFISDFVTAMIKMGDIRPLTGSNGEIRKNCRRIN; via the exons ATGGCTTGTTTTAAGAGTGCCATAGTTTTGTTTTTCCTAGTGACTTTAGTGGGAAGTTCCTCAGCTCAACTCACCACTGGATTTTACTCAAAATCATGTCCTAAGCTCTATCAAACTGTGAAATCTGTGGTGAACTCTGCTATTCAGAAGGAAACCCGAATGGGTGCTTCCCTCCTTCGCCTATTCTTCCACGATTGCTTCGTTAAT GGATGCGATGGATCATTGTTCCTGGACGATACATCAACCTTCACAGGAGAAAAGAGGGCACAACCCAATTTCAATTCCGCCAGAGGATTTGAAGTTATTGACAACATCAAATCTGCTGTTGAAAAAGTTTGTCTTGGTGTGGTCTCTTGTGCTGATATTTTAGCTGTTACCGCTCGAGACTCTGTTGTAATT CTTGGAGGACCTAATTGGGATGTAAAACTGGGAAGAAGAGATGCGAGGACAGCAAGCCAAGGTGCTGCAAATAACAGCATTCCTACCCCAACTTCTAACCTTAACCGTCTCATCTCTAGCTTCACTGCTGTTGGCCTTTCTACAAAGGATATGGTTGCTTTATCTG GAGCTCATACTATTGGACAAGCAAGGTGCACAAGTTTCAGGGGACGCATATACAACGAGACCAAAAACATGGACGCATCACTAGCGAGAACCAGGCAAAATAATTGCCCCAGAGCCTCAGGATCAGGGGATAACAATTTGGCACCTCTTGATTTACAGACCCCTACGCGCTTCGACAATCACTACTTCATAAACCTTGTTAACAAAAAGGGACTGCTCCATTCTGATCAGCAGCTTTTCAATGGAGGATCCGTTGATTCAATTGTGAAATCATACAGTAACAATCCCAGCAGTTTCATCTCTGATTTTGTGACTGCCATGATTAAGATGGGTGATATCCGTCCCCTCACTGGTTCTAATGGAGAGATCAGGAAGAACTGCAGGAGAATCAACTAA